A window of the Bacillus andreraoultii genome harbors these coding sequences:
- a CDS encoding TIGR02677 family protein, translated as MDVTMKKVIEASYLTADSASHYRTILRYCYHQHERMRDFITPEEILAYMRQIPAFHDYQEEQLHQQLAQLVKWNNLIARQDMTNAKTIEEYKKKRFRYQPTPYTIEIERLLVTLERKQDDSFQGSLERSQFERLLHVLINLQKELERGLPNKAEEDMRLWEDILHYFQTIRTSTADYIAYINSEQTDQRMQTEAFLVYKNQFTIYLRDFIVNLQRTSLQIQERIKELSQGALNPFFNKLIEHRQSIPRLEDVSSNQEDWLLEYKEYWQSLCQWFLGTHTSQSELDILQLQTNEMIRRMTRYVQRIGERQQHFRSRKNDYLHLAKWFQEAESIEEAHKLASVVFGANSIQHLHFEDDTTDNLHTDTWEEEPILLTIKPRTNRYREKTKPGAMTSNTEEKRRQMGLYLEERRKEQRLIESYIQDGVIQLSALGKIEPFIRKVLLTWIAKAMTTENGIVKTDYGMNVKVSLTKDKQITVQSDDGVLTMPDARFEILK; from the coding sequence TTGGATGTGACAATGAAAAAGGTTATCGAGGCAAGTTACTTAACAGCGGATTCAGCTAGCCATTACCGAACGATTTTACGTTATTGTTATCATCAACATGAACGGATGCGAGATTTTATTACACCGGAAGAAATTTTAGCCTATATGCGCCAAATTCCTGCCTTTCATGATTATCAGGAAGAACAGCTCCATCAACAGCTAGCCCAACTAGTAAAGTGGAACAACTTAATTGCCAGACAAGATATGACAAATGCAAAAACGATTGAGGAATATAAGAAAAAACGGTTTCGTTATCAGCCGACTCCATATACGATTGAAATTGAACGGTTACTCGTTACGCTTGAACGGAAGCAAGACGATTCTTTCCAAGGGTCATTGGAGCGGTCTCAATTTGAACGGCTTTTACACGTGCTTATTAACCTACAAAAGGAATTGGAGCGAGGTCTCCCAAACAAAGCTGAAGAAGATATGCGGCTTTGGGAAGATATTTTGCACTACTTCCAAACGATTCGGACGAGCACCGCTGATTACATTGCTTACATTAATAGTGAACAGACGGATCAACGAATGCAAACGGAAGCTTTTTTAGTATATAAAAATCAATTTACGATTTATTTACGTGATTTCATTGTTAATCTACAAAGGACATCTCTTCAAATACAAGAACGGATAAAAGAATTATCCCAAGGGGCACTCAATCCCTTTTTTAATAAATTAATTGAACATCGACAGTCAATTCCGAGACTAGAAGATGTCTCATCCAATCAAGAGGACTGGCTTCTTGAGTATAAAGAGTATTGGCAAAGTTTATGTCAATGGTTTCTTGGAACACACACAAGTCAAAGTGAGCTAGATATTTTACAATTGCAAACAAATGAAATGATACGGCGGATGACCCGTTACGTACAACGAATTGGTGAGCGGCAACAACATTTCCGAAGTCGAAAAAATGATTATCTTCATTTAGCAAAATGGTTTCAAGAAGCTGAATCAATTGAAGAGGCACATAAGCTAGCTTCGGTTGTTTTTGGGGCAAACTCGATTCAACATCTTCACTTTGAGGACGATACAACAGATAACTTACACACTGATACGTGGGAAGAGGAACCTATTTTATTAACAATTAAACCGCGAACAAATCGGTATCGGGAAAAAACAAAACCGGGAGCAATGACATCCAATACAGAAGAGAAAAGACGGCAAATGGGTCTATACTTAGAAGAACGTCGAAAAGAACAACGATTAATTGAGAGCTATATACAAGATGGTGTTATTCAGTTGTCAGCATTGGGGAAAATTGAACCGTTTATTCGAAAAGTGTTACTCACATGGATTGCAAAAGCGATGACGACAGAAAATGGAATTGTTAAAACCGATTACGGAATGAATGTGAAAGTGTCATTAACGAAAGATAAGCAAATTACTGTTCAATCCGATGATGGCGTACTTACTATGCCAGATGCGCGATTTGAAATATTGAAATAG
- a CDS encoding TIGR02678 family protein — translation MPTEQTLTFDEKAIQGLDLLFNHYWILRSEQPEWYQLIRERDKVLRRYINDKFGLRLIIHQHFIKLEKIPVEPERWMGIQQFQEPMDYTIFCCALAFLEGKSVDEQFLLSDLCQEIQASYPGENELDWTLYIHRKSLIRAIKVLLDFHLIRTIDGDLGRFDHDEEQEVLYEATVYSRYFMRSYPEDFHNYSNWEELLEEDWRMNQEDERRKRVYRKLFFSPGIHRVDQQDPDFLYIRMYRNRLSEDIENHSNYKLHVYKNTAFLSNPEPKQYQQVFPDAKAQSDIILQLSKYFHDHIDQYSPRENGEIVLTEGELDTIIETIRAQFDRGWSKYFREKPTPSVRKEIMEALKDWMMAEVDRETSLIKLKPLLAVLAGEYPKDFAGGEEE, via the coding sequence TTGCCGACAGAACAAACCCTCACATTTGATGAAAAGGCGATTCAAGGATTAGATTTATTATTTAATCATTATTGGATTTTACGTAGTGAACAACCTGAATGGTATCAATTGATTCGTGAGCGAGATAAAGTTTTACGCCGGTATATTAATGATAAATTTGGGTTGCGTCTCATTATACATCAACATTTTATTAAGCTTGAGAAAATTCCTGTTGAACCAGAGCGTTGGATGGGAATTCAACAATTTCAAGAACCGATGGATTATACCATTTTCTGTTGTGCGTTAGCGTTTCTAGAAGGAAAATCGGTCGATGAGCAATTTTTATTATCCGACTTATGTCAAGAAATTCAAGCAAGCTATCCAGGTGAAAATGAATTAGATTGGACGCTATATATTCACCGGAAATCGTTAATACGGGCAATTAAAGTATTGCTCGATTTTCATTTGATACGTACTATTGATGGCGATTTAGGTCGTTTTGATCATGATGAAGAACAGGAAGTGCTTTACGAGGCAACGGTATACAGTCGATATTTTATGCGGTCGTATCCGGAAGACTTCCACAATTATTCAAATTGGGAAGAATTATTGGAAGAAGATTGGCGAATGAACCAAGAGGATGAACGGAGAAAACGAGTGTATCGAAAATTATTTTTTTCACCGGGTATTCATCGAGTTGACCAGCAAGATCCGGACTTTTTATATATTCGAATGTACCGCAACCGTCTTTCTGAAGATATCGAAAATCATAGTAATTACAAGCTTCATGTTTATAAAAATACAGCCTTTTTATCAAATCCCGAACCGAAGCAATATCAGCAAGTATTCCCGGATGCGAAGGCGCAGTCGGATATTATTTTACAACTATCAAAGTATTTTCATGACCATATTGACCAATATTCACCGCGAGAAAATGGGGAGATTGTATTAACAGAAGGAGAATTGGATACAATCATTGAAACGATTCGGGCCCAGTTTGATCGTGGTTGGTCAAAGTATTTTCGTGAAAAGCCAACCCCATCTGTTCGTAAAGAGATTATGGAAGCATTGAAAGATTGGATGATGGCTGAGGTCGATAGGGAAACGTCATTAATTAAGTTGAAACCATTATTGGCAGTGTTAGCTGGTGAATATCCGAAAGATTTTGCAGGAGGGGAAGAGGAATGA